In Deltaproteobacteria bacterium HGW-Deltaproteobacteria-6, a genomic segment contains:
- the amrS gene encoding AmmeMemoRadiSam system radical SAM enzyme encodes MIREARLWEKLDNQKVHCYLCAHECKISESKFGVCGVRQNVQGVLNTMVYADVIAAHVDPIEKKPLYHFLPGTRSYSIATIGCNFKCGFCQNWQISQVSAKNGHVQSGREVLPRQVVDDAVKNSCRSISYTYTEPTIFFEYAFDTAQLAMEAGLSNVFVTNGYMTNQALATIKPYLAAANVDLKSFSEASYKKNCKARLQPVLDTISGMKALGVWVEVTTLVIPGENDSDNELKQIAEFLAGVDRMIPWHISRFHPDYEFSDHPATPLATLHRAKQIGEQAGLHHIYMGNVMEGVNTYCHQCKKPVIERHYMGLQSFHLRDGRCPYCRAQIAGIWS; translated from the coding sequence ATGATCAGAGAAGCCCGTTTGTGGGAAAAGCTGGATAATCAAAAGGTGCATTGTTATCTGTGCGCGCATGAATGCAAAATATCAGAATCGAAGTTTGGTGTGTGCGGCGTCCGGCAAAACGTGCAGGGCGTTTTAAACACCATGGTATATGCGGATGTGATCGCGGCCCATGTCGACCCCATCGAAAAAAAGCCGCTGTATCATTTTCTGCCCGGCACCCGGTCTTATTCCATTGCCACAATCGGCTGCAATTTTAAATGCGGTTTCTGCCAGAACTGGCAAATTTCCCAGGTATCCGCAAAGAATGGCCATGTTCAATCCGGCCGCGAAGTTTTGCCCCGGCAGGTGGTCGACGATGCCGTAAAAAATAGCTGCCGGAGCATATCCTACACCTACACGGAACCGACCATTTTCTTCGAGTATGCATTTGATACGGCACAGTTGGCAATGGAGGCGGGGTTGTCTAACGTGTTCGTCACCAACGGATATATGACGAATCAGGCGCTGGCAACCATCAAACCGTATCTTGCCGCGGCCAATGTGGATTTGAAAAGTTTCAGCGAGGCATCCTACAAAAAAAACTGCAAAGCCCGTCTGCAGCCGGTGCTGGACACGATTTCCGGGATGAAGGCTCTGGGTGTCTGGGTTGAAGTAACGACGCTGGTGATTCCCGGCGAAAATGATTCGGATAATGAATTAAAGCAAATTGCCGAATTTCTTGCGGGTGTGGATCGCATGATCCCCTGGCACATCAGCCGTTTTCATCCGGATTATGAATTTTCCGATCATCCTGCAACCCCGCTTGCCACATTGCATCGCGCCAAACAAATCGGTGAGCAGGCCGGCCTGCATCACATTTACATGGGCAATGTCATGGAGGGCGTCAACACCTATTGCCATCAGTGTAAAAAACCCGTCATCGAAAGGCATTATATGGGATTACAAAGCTTTCATCTCCGGGACGGCCGTTGCCCGTATTGCCGGGCTCAAATAGCCGGTATCTGGTCGTAG
- a CDS encoding cation-binding protein, whose amino-acid sequence MNAMKLLREEHRVINNTLTVFQSEVEKIKGMRRIDPVAIEMSIDFIRTYADLAHHGKEENIVFRELRKKSISKEHLEMMNELVEEHQYSRSIVGRWILATERYFAGVDTIQEIIGCLQELITFYPGHILKEDKHFFTPAAQYFLQEEHKKIIQEFEAYDEKILHWKYRKVESTLEESLAGTRIFMCSDADIPGYSSRLDYGQRSAE is encoded by the coding sequence GCTTTTACGGGAAGAACACCGGGTTATCAATAACACGCTGACCGTATTTCAATCCGAGGTCGAAAAAATTAAAGGGATGCGCCGGATCGATCCCGTAGCGATAGAGATGTCCATCGATTTTATCCGCACCTACGCGGATCTCGCTCACCATGGGAAAGAAGAGAATATTGTTTTCCGGGAACTCAGAAAAAAAAGTATTTCCAAAGAACATTTGGAGATGATGAATGAACTTGTCGAGGAACACCAGTATTCCCGTTCGATTGTGGGCAGATGGATACTTGCAACCGAAAGATATTTTGCAGGGGTTGATACGATACAGGAAATCATCGGTTGCCTTCAGGAATTGATTACCTTTTATCCCGGACATATTCTCAAAGAAGATAAACATTTTTTCACCCCTGCTGCGCAATATTTTTTACAGGAAGAGCATAAAAAAATAATTCAGGAATTCGAAGCGTATGATGAAAAAATATTGCACTGGAAATATCGTAAAGTTGAGTCGACCCTTGAAGAAAGCCTCGCCGGTACGCGGATTTTTATGTGCTCCGATGCGGATATTCCGGGTTATTCATCGCGGTTGGATTATGGACAGCGATCTGCTGAATAG